The proteins below come from a single Mycolicibacterium sp. TY81 genomic window:
- the dusB gene encoding tRNA dihydrouridine synthase DusB, translating into MSVVTEAVNETARSLRIGPISLRSPVVLAPMAGVTNVAFRTLCREQELARVGTVSGLYVCEMVTARALVERNAATLHMTTFAPEESPRSLQLYTVDPATTYAAAKMIVDENMADHIDMNFGCPVPKVTRRGGGSALPYKRKLFGQIVAAAVRATEGTDIPVTVKFRIGIDDAHHTHLDAGRIAAEEGAAAVALHARTAAQRYSGTADWDQIAALKAHVTGIPVLGNGDIFDADDALRMMAETGCDGVVIGRGCLGRPWLFAELSAAFNGQPRPTPPTLGEIGDIIRRHGQLLADHFGEDKGMRDIRKHVAWYLHGLPAGAELRRALALVKTLAELDELLTQLDSDVPFPDCAEGPRGRQGSPGSVVLPEGWLDDPDDCTVPFGADMVNSGG; encoded by the coding sequence ATCAGCGTCGTAACCGAAGCTGTCAACGAGACGGCCCGATCCCTTCGGATCGGGCCGATCTCGTTGCGTTCTCCGGTCGTCCTCGCGCCGATGGCCGGTGTGACGAACGTCGCCTTCCGCACCCTGTGCCGCGAGCAGGAGCTCGCCCGCGTGGGCACCGTGAGCGGCCTGTACGTCTGCGAAATGGTCACCGCGCGGGCCCTCGTCGAGCGCAACGCCGCCACGCTGCACATGACGACGTTCGCGCCCGAGGAATCGCCCCGCTCCCTGCAGCTCTATACCGTCGACCCGGCGACCACGTACGCTGCGGCCAAGATGATCGTCGACGAGAACATGGCCGACCACATCGACATGAACTTCGGCTGCCCGGTGCCCAAGGTCACGCGCCGCGGCGGTGGTTCGGCCCTGCCCTACAAACGCAAGCTGTTCGGCCAGATCGTGGCGGCAGCCGTCCGCGCGACCGAAGGCACCGACATTCCCGTCACCGTGAAGTTCCGGATCGGGATCGACGACGCCCACCACACGCACCTCGATGCCGGCCGGATCGCCGCCGAGGAAGGTGCCGCGGCAGTCGCACTGCATGCCCGCACCGCCGCGCAGCGCTACTCCGGCACCGCCGACTGGGACCAGATCGCCGCATTGAAAGCGCACGTCACCGGCATCCCGGTGCTCGGTAACGGCGACATCTTCGACGCCGACGACGCACTGCGGATGATGGCCGAGACCGGCTGCGACGGCGTCGTCATCGGCCGCGGCTGCCTGGGCCGGCCCTGGCTGTTCGCCGAACTGTCGGCCGCCTTCAACGGCCAGCCCCGCCCCACCCCGCCGACGCTCGGCGAGATCGGGGACATCATCCGCCGGCACGGCCAGCTGCTCGCCGATCATTTCGGCGAGGACAAGGGCATGCGCGACATCCGCAAGCACGTCGCCTGGTACCTGCACGGGCTGCCCGCCGGCGCTGAGCTGCGTCGCGCACTGGCCCTGGTGAAAACCCTGGCCGAACTCGACGAGCTGCTCACCCAACTGGATTCCGATGTGCCGTTCCCGGACTGCGCAGAGGGCCCACGAGGCCGGCAGGGGTCGCCGGGTTCCGTGGTGCTGCCCGAAGGCTGGCTGGACGACCCCGACGACTGCACGGTGCCGTTCGGCGCCGACATGGTCAACTCCGGCGGGTAA
- a CDS encoding acyl-ACP desaturase yields the protein MTADYTDLQLLHELEPVVETLVDRHMSMRKDWNPHDYIPWKEGKNYYALGGQDWDPEQSKLSEVAQTAMVQNLLTEDNLPSYHREIAMNMGMDGAWGYWVNRWTAEENRHGIALRDYLVVTRNCDPVELEELRVEQVTRGFSPGQNLQGDLFAESLFDSVMYVSFQELATRVSHRNTGKACNDPVADQLLQRISGDENLHMIFYRDVSAAGLDINPNQAMASLHRIVENFKMPGYTVPDFRRKAVIIAVGGVYDPRIHLDDVLMPVLKKWRIFEREDFTGEGARLRDDLGRIIKELEDTCAKFEVAKERRLERERKMAEKKAMKNLLVSTSAS from the coding sequence ATGACAGCCGACTACACCGACCTTCAGCTGCTGCATGAGCTGGAGCCGGTCGTCGAGACGCTCGTCGACCGCCACATGAGCATGCGGAAAGACTGGAACCCGCACGACTACATCCCCTGGAAAGAGGGCAAGAACTACTACGCCCTCGGCGGCCAGGACTGGGATCCGGAGCAGTCGAAGCTCTCCGAGGTCGCCCAGACCGCCATGGTCCAGAACCTGCTGACCGAGGACAACCTGCCGTCCTACCACCGCGAGATCGCGATGAACATGGGCATGGACGGCGCCTGGGGCTACTGGGTGAACCGGTGGACCGCCGAGGAGAACCGCCACGGCATCGCCCTGCGCGACTACCTCGTCGTCACCCGCAACTGCGACCCGGTCGAACTCGAGGAACTGCGCGTCGAGCAGGTCACCCGCGGCTTCTCGCCCGGCCAGAACCTGCAGGGCGACCTGTTCGCCGAGAGCCTGTTCGACTCGGTCATGTACGTCTCGTTCCAGGAGCTGGCCACCCGCGTCTCGCACCGCAACACCGGCAAGGCCTGCAACGACCCCGTCGCCGACCAGCTGCTGCAGCGCATCTCGGGTGACGAGAACCTGCACATGATCTTCTACCGCGATGTCTCGGCCGCCGGCCTGGACATCAACCCGAACCAGGCGATGGCCTCGCTGCACCGCATCGTGGAGAACTTCAAGATGCCCGGGTACACCGTGCCCGACTTCCGCCGCAAGGCCGTCATCATCGCCGTCGGTGGCGTCTACGACCCGCGCATCCACCTCGACGACGTCCTCATGCCGGTGCTCAAGAAGTGGCGCATCTTCGAGCGCGAGGACTTCACCGGTGAGGGCGCGCGCCTGCGCGACGACCTCGGCCGGATCATCAAGGAGCTCGAGGACACCTGCGCGAAGTTCGAGGTGGCCAAGGAACGTCGCCTCGAGCGTGAGCGGAAGATGGCCGAGAAGAAGGCCATGAAGAACCTCCTGGTGTCGACATCAGCGTCGTAA
- a CDS encoding TetR/AcrR family transcriptional regulator: MPSGQRQGRWSAVPLADRPTRRREALIEAGIAALGHSDGPAATVRTVCRTAGLTERYFYESFTDREDFVRAVYDEVCTTAMAALTTSQSPRDAVERFVTMMVDDPTRGRVLLIAPAQEPVLTRSGADWMPSFIELLQHKMFPDGDPARRALEATSLIGALTALFTGYLGGKLPVTREQFVDYCVDMLMSRVPSHR, from the coding sequence GTGCCTTCCGGTCAACGACAGGGCCGCTGGTCCGCCGTCCCCCTGGCGGACCGCCCGACGCGGCGCCGCGAGGCGCTCATCGAAGCCGGCATCGCCGCCCTCGGCCATTCCGACGGCCCGGCCGCGACGGTCCGGACGGTGTGCCGCACCGCCGGCCTGACCGAGCGTTATTTCTACGAAAGCTTCACCGACCGTGAGGATTTCGTCCGCGCCGTGTACGACGAAGTATGCACGACGGCCATGGCGGCACTGACCACCTCACAGAGTCCGCGCGACGCCGTCGAGCGATTCGTCACCATGATGGTCGACGACCCCACCCGCGGCCGCGTACTGCTCATCGCCCCGGCGCAGGAGCCGGTCCTCACCCGGTCGGGCGCCGACTGGATGCCGAGCTTCATCGAACTGCTGCAGCACAAGATGTTCCCCGACGGCGATCCGGCGCGGCGGGCACTCGAGGCCACCAGCCTCATCGGCGCCCTCACCGCGCTGTTCACCGGATATCTCGGCGGCAAGCTGCCCGTCACCCGCGAGCAGTTCGTCGACTACTGCGTCGACATGCTGATGAGCCGGGTCCCGTCGCACCGGTAA
- a CDS encoding oxygenase MpaB family protein codes for MTSDSAPVAAGCPVTSGGYDAVPLGPDSLTWKYFGQWTGLFQGTWAGSMQNMHPQLGAAVEEHSIFFMERIPRLLRSIYPIGGVVFDGDRAPQTGAEVRDYHIGIKGVDKQGRRYSALNPDVFYWAHSTFFKSTLLAAEKFGGGISEADKRQLFDEHVQWYRMYGMSMRPVPKSWEDFEAYWDHMCRNVLENNYAAREVMDLSTMPKHPSLQWIPDWLWAQNLKVMQRFLTFMTVALYDPPVRELMGYTWSARQQWVHDRLCQVITLVSKYGPKRRLMHPRKRSAIDRATGRLPIDSPLVETPARNLPPVEYRGQPQFYCPKVD; via the coding sequence ATGACCAGCGACTCTGCGCCCGTGGCGGCCGGCTGCCCGGTCACTTCCGGTGGTTATGACGCGGTGCCGCTGGGGCCCGACTCGCTGACGTGGAAGTACTTCGGCCAGTGGACCGGGCTGTTCCAGGGCACCTGGGCGGGCTCGATGCAGAACATGCATCCGCAGCTCGGGGCGGCAGTCGAGGAGCACTCGATCTTCTTCATGGAGCGGATTCCGCGGCTGCTCCGGTCGATCTACCCGATCGGCGGCGTGGTGTTCGACGGTGACCGCGCGCCCCAGACCGGCGCCGAGGTGCGGGACTACCACATCGGGATCAAGGGCGTCGACAAGCAGGGACGCCGTTACAGCGCGCTGAACCCCGACGTCTTCTACTGGGCCCATTCGACGTTCTTCAAGTCCACCCTGCTGGCCGCCGAGAAGTTCGGCGGCGGCATCTCCGAAGCGGACAAGCGACAGCTGTTCGACGAGCACGTGCAGTGGTACCGCATGTACGGCATGAGCATGCGGCCCGTGCCGAAGAGCTGGGAGGACTTCGAGGCCTACTGGGATCACATGTGCCGCAACGTCCTGGAGAACAACTATGCGGCGCGCGAGGTCATGGATTTGTCGACCATGCCCAAACATCCATCGCTGCAATGGATTCCGGACTGGCTGTGGGCTCAGAACCTCAAGGTGATGCAGCGCTTCCTGACCTTCATGACGGTGGCCCTCTACGACCCGCCGGTGCGCGAGTTGATGGGCTACACGTGGTCTGCGCGCCAGCAATGGGTGCATGACCGCCTGTGCCAGGTCATCACGCTGGTCTCGAAATACGGCCCGAAGCGCAGGCTCATGCATCCGCGCAAGCGATCGGCGATCGACCGGGCGACCGGCCGGCTGCCCATCGATTCACCGCTGGTGGAGACGCCCGCACGTAACCTGCCGCCGGTCGAGTACCGCGGCCAGCCGCAGTTCTACTGCCCAAAGGTGGACTGA
- a CDS encoding group 1 truncated hemoglobin codes for MTSIYEQIGGAEALEQVVADFYERVLADPELAGFFAGANMSRLKGRQVEFFAAALGGPEPYTGASMRDIHRGRGISRQHFNLVAAYLSESLAAAGVPARTVQRIMAAIAPLADDIATAKSA; via the coding sequence ATGACGAGCATCTATGAACAGATCGGAGGGGCAGAGGCGCTCGAACAGGTGGTGGCGGACTTCTACGAGCGCGTGCTGGCCGACCCGGAACTCGCCGGCTTCTTCGCCGGCGCCAACATGTCACGGCTCAAAGGTCGGCAGGTGGAATTCTTCGCCGCGGCATTGGGTGGGCCCGAGCCCTACACGGGCGCATCCATGCGGGACATCCACCGCGGCCGGGGGATCTCCAGGCAGCACTTCAATCTGGTCGCCGCATATCTGAGTGAAAGCCTGGCTGCGGCAGGCGTTCCGGCGCGGACAGTGCAGCGAATCATGGCAGCGATCGCGCCGCTGGCCGACGACATCGCCACCGCAAAGAGCGCCTGA
- a CDS encoding serine/threonine-protein kinase gives MSVPGVLADRYQLRGTLGHGGMAEVRDAWDTQLQRPVAVKLLYAQFSNQPDFRHRFQVEARAAAGLNHPHVVAVHDYGEQDGTPFIVMERLPGRTLADVIAAGPLPQHVVRAVLDGVLSALAAAHAAGILHRDIKPGNILLADSGAAKIADFGIAKSADSNHTVAGQVVGTMGYLSAERLSGRPATVADDLYAVGVVGYEALTGRRPFPQDNLVDLARAVTEGHPVPLRALRPDADPALAAVVERAMARDPRVRFGSADEMRAALHGAVPAGRPPTLVLGQPLPDPTTSMLPVAAPRRRSRLLLWGAAAIVVLVTVVAVIVDAASRPSTPTPVGTSTPEPTPTSTSAPPLTSTPVPIDDRPTPNGPGNGHGKGPKNKHRD, from the coding sequence ATGTCAGTGCCGGGCGTTCTCGCCGACCGCTACCAATTGCGGGGGACGCTGGGCCACGGCGGCATGGCAGAGGTGCGCGACGCCTGGGACACCCAGTTGCAGCGCCCGGTGGCCGTCAAACTGCTGTACGCGCAGTTCAGTAATCAGCCGGACTTCCGGCATCGCTTCCAGGTCGAGGCCCGCGCGGCGGCCGGGCTGAACCATCCGCACGTCGTTGCGGTGCACGACTACGGCGAGCAGGACGGCACCCCGTTCATCGTCATGGAACGGCTGCCGGGACGGACGTTGGCCGACGTGATCGCCGCCGGTCCGCTACCCCAACACGTGGTCCGAGCGGTCCTCGACGGCGTGCTCTCGGCGCTGGCCGCGGCCCACGCGGCAGGCATCCTGCATCGCGACATCAAGCCGGGAAACATCCTGTTGGCCGATTCGGGAGCGGCGAAGATCGCCGATTTCGGCATCGCCAAGAGCGCCGACTCGAACCACACCGTGGCCGGCCAGGTGGTCGGCACGATGGGCTATCTCAGCGCCGAGCGGCTGTCGGGACGGCCCGCGACGGTGGCCGACGACCTCTACGCCGTCGGGGTCGTCGGGTACGAGGCACTCACGGGCCGGCGGCCCTTTCCGCAGGACAACCTCGTCGACCTGGCGCGGGCCGTCACCGAGGGGCATCCGGTGCCACTGCGGGCGTTGCGTCCCGATGCCGACCCGGCGCTGGCGGCCGTCGTCGAACGGGCGATGGCCCGTGACCCGCGGGTGCGCTTCGGCAGTGCCGACGAGATGCGTGCGGCGCTGCACGGTGCTGTGCCCGCCGGTCGTCCCCCGACGCTGGTGCTCGGCCAGCCGCTACCGGACCCGACGACGTCGATGCTGCCGGTCGCCGCACCGCGGCGCCGCTCGCGACTGCTGCTCTGGGGTGCGGCTGCCATCGTGGTACTCGTGACGGTCGTCGCGGTGATCGTCGACGCTGCGTCACGGCCGTCGACGCCGACTCCGGTCGGGACGAGCACGCCAGAGCCGACCCCGACGTCCACGTCGGCCCCGCCGCTGACCTCGACCCCGGTGCCCATCGATGACCGTCCCACGCCCAACGGCCCGGGCAACGGGCACGGCAAAGGCCCGAAGAACAAGCACCGCGACTGA
- a CDS encoding helix-turn-helix transcriptional regulator has translation MATAQHTDALSRFGHALSDSTRARILLSLNRSPGYPSELADQLGVSRQILSNHLTCLRGCGLVVAVPEGRRMRYELADHRIGRALDDLMGLVLAVDPDCVCVGADGEPCGCA, from the coding sequence GTGGCAACCGCGCAGCACACCGACGCCCTGTCTCGTTTCGGGCATGCCCTGTCGGATTCGACGCGGGCGCGAATCTTGTTGAGCCTCAACCGGTCTCCCGGGTATCCGTCGGAGCTCGCTGACCAGCTCGGCGTCTCTCGGCAGATCCTCTCCAATCACCTGACATGCCTGCGCGGCTGCGGGCTGGTGGTCGCAGTACCGGAAGGTCGCCGCATGCGATACGAGCTGGCGGACCACCGCATCGGGCGTGCGCTCGACGACCTCATGGGTTTGGTCCTTGCGGTGGACCCCGACTGCGTGTGCGTCGGTGCCGACGGCGAGCCGTGCGGGTGCGCTTGA
- a CDS encoding cation transporter, which translates to MTLTEPRRGQLARRIRWLVAATISYNVIEAVVALSEGARVSSAALVGFGLDSVIEVSSAAAVAWQFAGADPEAREKAALRVIAFSFFALAAYVTADAIRALLGFGEARHSTVGIVLAAASLIVMPVLSYAQRRAGRELGSRSAVADSKQTLLCTYLSAVLLIGLVVNSVLGWSWADPIAALVIAGIAVREGVGALRGDVCCAPAVREPAAAPDGCGCSD; encoded by the coding sequence ATGACGCTCACCGAGCCCCGTCGCGGGCAGCTGGCGCGACGCATCCGGTGGCTGGTCGCGGCGACCATCTCCTACAACGTCATCGAGGCCGTCGTGGCGCTGTCGGAAGGGGCCCGGGTGTCATCGGCTGCGTTGGTCGGTTTCGGCCTCGACTCGGTGATCGAGGTGTCTTCGGCTGCGGCGGTCGCCTGGCAGTTCGCGGGCGCCGATCCGGAAGCCCGCGAGAAGGCCGCCCTGCGCGTCATCGCGTTCTCGTTCTTCGCGCTGGCCGCCTACGTGACGGCCGACGCGATCCGTGCCCTGCTGGGTTTCGGCGAAGCCCGGCACTCGACTGTCGGCATCGTGCTCGCGGCGGCAAGCCTGATCGTCATGCCGGTGCTGTCGTACGCACAACGACGGGCCGGCCGGGAACTCGGATCGCGTTCGGCGGTGGCTGATTCCAAGCAGACACTGCTGTGCACCTACCTGTCGGCCGTGCTGTTGATCGGTCTCGTGGTCAACAGTGTTCTGGGCTGGTCGTGGGCCGACCCGATCGCGGCGTTGGTGATCGCCGGGATCGCGGTGAGGGAAGGTGTGGGCGCCTTGCGAGGCGATGTGTGCTGTGCGCCGGCCGTCCGCGAGCCCGCCGCAGCACCCGACGGGTGTGGCTGCTCTGACTGA
- a CDS encoding AMP-binding protein, whose amino-acid sequence MDLNSLLAEPARRAGPETRALVALVRAGAIGVDLPHRLVQVLAALNTYGPFGAAPRIAAIRHGAYPAIADERGELTYAEFDQAVNRIANALRARLAPGATVGILCRNHRAPLIVAFAASRAGVNAVWLNTAFSARQAAEVANREGVDLLVHDVEFTDLVADIEAPRGTYVTDIDSASDDLDALAADASPKAPPAPAKQGRIILLTSGTTGTPKGAPRAEPRSFILPGGLLERLPMRAREATIIGPPLFHGTGLLIAIMTIALGSKLVLRRKFEAEQLVADIERHKATTVCVVPIMLQRVLGLGENTVRSYDTTSLRAIFCAGSQLPAAVATAAQDLLGEVVYNLYGSTEVALATMATPADIREAPTSVGKPMLGCRIKIFDDNGHEVPAPETGRIFVGAATQFEGYTGGGTKEFIDGLMASGDVGHFDDKGRLYIDGRDDDMIVSGGENVFPVEVEELLITHPAIVEASAVGVDDEEFGKRLRAFVVTVEGTEVSEDEVKQFVKDNLARYKVPREVVFLDELPRNPTGKVLKRDLVARND is encoded by the coding sequence ATGGACCTGAACTCACTGCTTGCCGAGCCGGCCCGGCGGGCCGGTCCCGAAACCCGCGCCCTCGTGGCATTGGTGCGGGCCGGCGCCATCGGCGTCGACCTGCCGCACCGGTTGGTGCAGGTCCTGGCGGCACTCAACACCTACGGGCCGTTCGGCGCCGCACCGCGCATCGCCGCGATCCGGCACGGCGCCTATCCGGCGATCGCCGACGAGCGCGGCGAGCTGACGTACGCCGAATTCGATCAGGCGGTCAACCGGATTGCCAACGCATTGCGTGCTCGCCTGGCCCCCGGAGCCACCGTCGGCATCCTCTGCCGCAACCACCGCGCACCCCTGATCGTGGCGTTCGCCGCGTCGCGCGCCGGGGTCAACGCGGTGTGGCTCAACACGGCGTTCTCGGCCCGCCAGGCCGCAGAGGTCGCCAACCGCGAAGGCGTCGACCTGCTGGTGCATGACGTCGAGTTCACCGATCTGGTCGCCGACATCGAGGCCCCGCGCGGCACGTACGTCACCGATATCGACAGCGCCAGTGACGATCTCGACGCCCTCGCGGCCGACGCGTCGCCGAAGGCGCCGCCGGCTCCGGCCAAGCAGGGCCGGATCATCCTGCTGACGAGCGGCACGACCGGCACACCCAAGGGCGCACCGCGCGCCGAGCCGCGCAGCTTCATCCTCCCGGGCGGTCTGTTGGAGCGGCTGCCGATGCGTGCTCGTGAAGCCACCATCATCGGGCCGCCCCTGTTCCACGGCACGGGCCTGCTGATCGCCATCATGACGATCGCGCTGGGCTCGAAGTTGGTGCTGCGGCGCAAGTTCGAGGCCGAACAACTGGTCGCGGACATCGAGCGGCACAAAGCCACCACAGTGTGCGTCGTGCCGATCATGCTGCAGCGGGTGCTGGGCCTCGGCGAGAACACCGTCCGCAGCTACGACACCACGAGCCTGCGCGCCATCTTCTGCGCCGGTTCCCAGTTGCCGGCCGCCGTCGCAACCGCGGCGCAAGACCTGCTCGGTGAGGTGGTCTACAACCTCTACGGCTCAACGGAAGTGGCGCTCGCGACCATGGCGACACCCGCTGACATCCGCGAGGCACCCACTTCTGTCGGCAAGCCGATGCTCGGCTGCCGGATCAAGATCTTCGACGATAACGGCCACGAGGTGCCTGCCCCTGAAACAGGCCGGATATTCGTCGGTGCGGCAACGCAATTCGAGGGCTACACCGGTGGCGGCACCAAAGAGTTCATCGACGGCTTGATGGCCAGCGGCGACGTCGGGCACTTCGACGACAAGGGCCGCCTCTACATCGACGGCCGGGACGACGACATGATCGTCTCCGGCGGCGAGAACGTGTTCCCCGTCGAGGTCGAGGAACTGCTGATCACCCACCCCGCCATCGTGGAGGCCTCCGCCGTCGGCGTCGACGACGAGGAGTTCGGAAAACGCCTGCGCGCCTTCGTGGTCACCGTCGAGGGGACCGAGGTGTCGGAGGATGAGGTCAAGCAGTTCGTCAAGGACAACCTGGCCCGCTACAAGGTGCCGCGCGAGGTGGTGTTCCTCGACGAGCTGCCTCGCAACCCGACGGGCAAGGTGCTCAAGCGGGATCTGGTCGCCCGGAACGACTGA
- a CDS encoding SDR family oxidoreductase: MTLPKPDGTTEVVITGASSGIGTELARVLAARGYNLLLVARRQDRLDALADELRADHSVGVTVRPCDLADAAQRQTLIEELRTRPVAGLCNSAGFGTSGAFHTLPMDREREQVEVNVVALQELTHAVLPGMVERGAGAVLNVASVVAFQPMPSMATYGASKAFVNSFSEAVHEELRGTGVSFTSLCPGPVPTEWAEVASAHEFSLRPAQVSPVDVATQAVDGMQGGARQIVPGAVVKLMAITGSITPHALLLPALRLARRALG; this comes from the coding sequence ATGACCCTGCCGAAGCCCGATGGCACCACCGAGGTCGTCATCACTGGCGCCTCCTCCGGAATCGGAACCGAACTGGCCCGCGTGCTCGCCGCCCGCGGCTACAACCTCCTCCTCGTCGCGCGCCGGCAGGACCGCCTCGACGCCCTCGCCGACGAGCTGCGCGCCGACCACAGCGTCGGCGTGACGGTGCGGCCGTGCGATCTGGCCGACGCCGCGCAGCGCCAGACGCTGATCGAGGAACTGCGCACCCGGCCGGTCGCCGGCCTCTGCAACTCCGCCGGCTTCGGCACCAGCGGCGCCTTCCACACGCTGCCGATGGACCGCGAGCGCGAGCAGGTCGAGGTCAATGTTGTTGCGCTGCAAGAACTCACGCACGCCGTGCTGCCCGGCATGGTGGAGCGCGGCGCCGGCGCCGTCCTGAACGTCGCCTCCGTCGTGGCCTTCCAGCCCATGCCGTCGATGGCGACCTACGGCGCATCCAAGGCGTTCGTCAACTCGTTCTCCGAAGCCGTGCACGAAGAACTGCGCGGCACGGGCGTCTCCTTCACCTCGCTGTGCCCCGGACCGGTTCCCACCGAATGGGCCGAGGTCGCCTCGGCACACGAGTTCAGCCTGCGACCGGCTCAGGTCTCCCCTGTCGACGTCGCGACGCAGGCCGTCGACGGCATGCAGGGCGGCGCCCGCCAGATCGTGCCCGGCGCCGTCGTGAAGCTCATGGCCATCACAGGCTCGATCACTCCCCACGCCCTGCTGCTGCCCGCCCTGCGCCTGGCCCGCCGGGCCCTCGGCTGA